ATTCTTAATTTTAAATAATCTCGGAAAATAAATTATACATTTTCAAAAAAACTTTAAATTTAAAATCCATACCCAAATAAAAAAAGTACTAAATTTTAATCCCTCTCCAAATAACATCCCAAAGGCAATAGGGGGAGAAAATATTAAAAAAAGAACTGATAATAAACTAAATAAAGCAAATGATCCTCTTAAAAAAAAATTCTTTCTTTTTGTTCTTCTTAGTTTTTTTAAGGTATTCCACTCCCATTCAATAAACCTATAGAACTTTTCTGATAATAAAAAAAAATACTTCATTTAATATTACTAATTTCTATCGGCTTTACTTATTTATAAAATTAAATTCTCCTGTTAGCAATAAACTTTATTCCCTTCTTCAGAAAGATAGTAAATTCTATTTTCTGAACTTACGAAGAAAGTTAATCCCTTATATTGTGATCTTTTAAATTTATCTAATCTAAATTTATGTAAATCCCAATTTAAAGTATTAATATCTGGATTTAGTTCTACTTCTTTATTTTCTGGCTTATAAAAAAATTTTTTGGTTAATTTCTTCTTGTAAAATTTATCAATTCCAAATAAAAAAAATGCAAGAATAAAAAGTACCAAAATCAATAAAAATAAAATAGCCATAAACAATTTAAACACTAAAAAAAATAAAAAAATGAGTTCTAATATAAGAAAACTTAACTAGATCAAAAAAACCCAAAGTAACTTACAAAAAATATGTAAAATTTGATCAACTAACAAATTAAACTTCCCAATACATTTCAAATAGTCAATATAAAAATGTAATAAAGCCTCTAAAAGTGCAATTAATGAAGAACCTGTTAAAAAATATACTATTAACCCATGGATAGAAACATGACCAGTCATCCACCATACCCAACTTATACTGGATTTATTTTTTGGACATTTATTTAAGGCCACTGTATCTGTCTGTATTGCAAAATCAGCTACAAAATGTCCAA
This portion of the Prochlorococcus marinus XMU1410 genome encodes:
- a CDS encoding DUF3307 domain-containing protein is translated as MINFLDKLIPLVLGHFVADFAIQTDTVALNKCPKNKSSISWVWWMTGHVSIHGLIVYFLTGSSLIALLEALLHFYIDYLKCIGKFNLLVDQILHIFCKLLWVFLI
- a CDS encoding cytochrome B; amino-acid sequence: MAILFLLILVLFILAFFLFGIDKFYKKKLTKKFFYKPENKEVELNPDINTLNWDLHKFRLDKFKRSQYKGLTFFVSSENRIYYLSEEGNKVYC